A section of the Chelmon rostratus isolate fCheRos1 chromosome 16, fCheRos1.pri, whole genome shotgun sequence genome encodes:
- the mrps18b gene encoding 28S ribosomal protein S18b, mitochondrial isoform X1, with the protein MAASIGRNVRALSRLSPSILHPSRQFPCSLQKLPVRTWPGRPLFVPPSHFFCKAASLQDEDAAQVADTLSHYKDRPWDYLESEEYIERYGTIPVWEGYRRNHKGGIPPQKTRKTCIRGDKICGNPCPICRDPNIIIHHQNVKLLQQFISPHTGMVYDPTRTGVCMKQQKKLNEAINTAQDHANIYIIVQDLTWTLPQNVGLALSDWTNLLDSTGSWDTRCINEGHTTEIFMGLLPFQIPYVEFSGEDYSNSHDAVGSTPPPQSLPSGDTWYKWYSEIMPDENEVAKVKKTYKAYLK; encoded by the exons ATGGCTGCCTCCATCGGTCGTAACGTGAGGGCTTTGTCCCGTCTATCGCCTTCAATTTTACATCCATCACGACAGTTTCCG TGCAGCCTGCAGAAGCTACCTGTAAGAACATGGCCGGGTCGCCCTCTATTTGTACCTCCAAGTCATTTTTTCTGCAAAGCAGCATCACTCCAGGATGAGGATGCGGCTCAGGTTGCTGATACTCTCTCCCACTACAAAGACAGACCCTGGGATTACCTGGAGAGTGAAG AGTACATTGAGAGGTATGGAACCATTCCAGTGTGGGAAGGCTACAGGAGGAACCACAAAGGAGGCATTCCCCCACAGAAGACGCGCAAGACCTGCATT aGAGGAGACAAGATATGTGGCAACCCCTGTCCAATTTGTCGGGATCCAAACATTATTATCCACCACCAG AATGTGAAATTGTTGCAGCAGTTCATTAGTCCCCACACTGGGATGGTGTACGATCCCACTCGAACTG gtgtgtgtatgaaacaacagaagaaactaaatgaggcaatcaACACAGCACAAGATCATG caaatatatatattatagttcAAGACCTCACCTGGACTTTACCTCAGAATGTGGGCCTTGCATTATCAGATTGGACAAACCTGTTAGACAGCACTGGCTCATGGGACACAAGGTGCATCAATGAAGGCCACACTACTGAAATTTTTATGG GCTTACTTCCTTTTCAGATTCCATATGTGGAATTTTCAGGAGAGGATTACTCCAATTCCCATGATGCTGTGGGGTCTACACCACCTCCCCAGTCCTTACCCTCCGGTGACACCTGGTATAAGTGGTACAGTGAAATAATGCCTGATGAAAATGAAGTGGCTAAAGTCAAAAAGACATACAAGGCTTACTTAAAATGA
- the mrps18b gene encoding 28S ribosomal protein S18b, mitochondrial isoform X2, with translation MAASIGRNVRALSRLSPSILHPSRQFPCSLQKLPVRTWPGRPLFVPPSHFFCKAASLQDEDAAQVADTLSHYKDRPWDYLESEEYIERYGTIPVWEGYRRNHKGGIPPQKTRKTCIRGDKICGNPCPICRDPNIIIHHQNVKLLQQFISPHTGMVYDPTRTGVCMKQQKKLNEAINTAQDHGLLPFQIPYVEFSGEDYSNSHDAVGSTPPPQSLPSGDTWYKWYSEIMPDENEVAKVKKTYKAYLK, from the exons ATGGCTGCCTCCATCGGTCGTAACGTGAGGGCTTTGTCCCGTCTATCGCCTTCAATTTTACATCCATCACGACAGTTTCCG TGCAGCCTGCAGAAGCTACCTGTAAGAACATGGCCGGGTCGCCCTCTATTTGTACCTCCAAGTCATTTTTTCTGCAAAGCAGCATCACTCCAGGATGAGGATGCGGCTCAGGTTGCTGATACTCTCTCCCACTACAAAGACAGACCCTGGGATTACCTGGAGAGTGAAG AGTACATTGAGAGGTATGGAACCATTCCAGTGTGGGAAGGCTACAGGAGGAACCACAAAGGAGGCATTCCCCCACAGAAGACGCGCAAGACCTGCATT aGAGGAGACAAGATATGTGGCAACCCCTGTCCAATTTGTCGGGATCCAAACATTATTATCCACCACCAG AATGTGAAATTGTTGCAGCAGTTCATTAGTCCCCACACTGGGATGGTGTACGATCCCACTCGAACTG gtgtgtgtatgaaacaacagaagaaactaaatgaggcaatcaACACAGCACAAGATCATG GCTTACTTCCTTTTCAGATTCCATATGTGGAATTTTCAGGAGAGGATTACTCCAATTCCCATGATGCTGTGGGGTCTACACCACCTCCCCAGTCCTTACCCTCCGGTGACACCTGGTATAAGTGGTACAGTGAAATAATGCCTGATGAAAATGAAGTGGCTAAAGTCAAAAAGACATACAAGGCTTACTTAAAATGA